One part of the Bradyrhizobium sp. CB1650 genome encodes these proteins:
- a CDS encoding efflux RND transporter periplasmic adaptor subunit: MSPTEPRSPVSRRKLGIFGVVALIAAGLVVGTGIRAREEQGSKLKEWTDDQAVPSVAVTVPNAKGLNATIELPGRLEAYYRAPIFARVSGYLKSWSADIGARVKAGQVIAEIEAPDLDQQLLQARADLASQQASARLSEATLNRRKTLVASNFVSAQEIDERTADLSNKNAAVHSGQANVERLEALAGYKKITAPFDGVVTARDTDVGALINAGGGSGPAMFVVSDITKLRVYVNVPQSYVPAIKIGAKAVITLPEYPNRTFQATVEASSQAVDVASGTTRMQLGLDNSSGELMPGGYASVKLSLQRDSAPLSIPASALIFNSSGLRVATVGPDEKVLFKTVTIARDLGREIELASGIAPDDRIITAPPDGLSDGDQVRVVGSAANGKPATASEKQAPRS; the protein is encoded by the coding sequence ATGTCGCCCACTGAACCCCGCTCGCCGGTGTCGCGCCGGAAACTGGGCATCTTCGGCGTGGTGGCACTGATTGCGGCAGGCCTCGTCGTCGGCACCGGTATCCGCGCCCGCGAAGAACAAGGCTCCAAGCTGAAGGAATGGACCGACGACCAGGCCGTTCCCAGCGTCGCGGTGACCGTGCCCAATGCCAAGGGTCTCAATGCCACCATCGAGCTGCCGGGCCGGCTCGAGGCCTATTACCGTGCCCCGATCTTCGCCCGCGTCAGCGGTTATCTGAAGAGCTGGAGCGCCGACATCGGCGCCCGCGTCAAGGCAGGGCAGGTCATCGCGGAGATCGAGGCGCCGGACCTCGACCAGCAACTGCTCCAGGCCCGCGCCGACCTCGCCAGTCAGCAGGCCAGCGCGAGGCTGTCGGAAGCAACCCTGAACCGGCGCAAGACGCTGGTCGCCTCCAACTTCGTCTCCGCGCAGGAAATCGACGAGCGCACCGCCGATCTCTCCAACAAGAACGCTGCCGTCCACTCGGGCCAGGCCAATGTCGAGCGACTGGAAGCGCTGGCCGGCTACAAGAAGATTACCGCGCCGTTCGACGGCGTGGTCACGGCGCGCGACACCGATGTCGGCGCGCTGATCAATGCCGGCGGCGGCTCGGGCCCGGCGATGTTCGTGGTCTCGGACATCACCAAGCTGCGCGTCTACGTCAACGTGCCGCAGAGTTACGTGCCGGCGATCAAGATCGGCGCCAAGGCCGTCATCACCCTGCCGGAGTACCCGAACCGGACGTTCCAGGCCACGGTGGAAGCTTCCTCGCAGGCCGTCGATGTCGCCTCCGGCACCACGCGCATGCAGCTCGGCCTCGACAATTCCAGCGGCGAATTGATGCCCGGCGGCTATGCCAGCGTGAAGCTGAGTCTGCAGCGCGATTCCGCGCCACTCAGCATTCCCGCCAGCGCTCTCATCTTCAACAGCAGCGGCCTGCGGGTCGCGACCGTCGGTCCCGACGAAAAGGTGCTGTTCAAGACCGTGACGATCGCGCGCGATCTCGGCCGCGAGATCGAGCTCGCCTCGGGCATCGCCCCGGACGACCGCATCATCACGGCCCCGCCGGACGGCCTCTCCGACGGCGACCAGGTCCGCGTCGTCGGCTCCGCCGCCAACGGCAAGCCGGCGACGGCATCGGAAAAGCAGGCGCCGAGGAGCTAG
- the ltnD gene encoding L-threonate dehydrogenase, protein MSHALAARPSRDIRFAKPSTRAGHRGTFQRISRMSASTSQNQRVAVIGLGSMGFGMASSLKRAGFAVTGCDVSADAVARFVRDGGAGAKTPAEAAKGADIVVSVVVNAAQTEAILLGKDGAAETMPKDSVFISSATMDPDVARRLAKQLEATGRHYLDAPISGGAQRAAQGELTILASGSPAAFAKARPALDAMAAKLYELGDAAGQGAAFKMINQLLAGVHIAAASEAMAFAAKQGLDIRKVYEVITASAGNSWMFENRMPHVLDGDYAPRSAVEIFVKDLGIIQDMARSARFPVPVSAAALQMFLMTAAAGMGRDDDASVARMYAQVTGVKLPGDK, encoded by the coding sequence TTGTCTCACGCTTTGGCAGCGCGGCCAAGCCGTGATATTCGGTTTGCCAAGCCGTCGACCAGAGCCGGCCACCGGGGAACGTTCCAGAGGATCAGTCGCATGTCCGCCTCCACCTCACAGAATCAGCGTGTTGCCGTCATCGGGCTCGGCTCGATGGGCTTTGGCATGGCGAGCTCGCTGAAACGCGCTGGTTTTGCCGTCACGGGCTGCGACGTCTCCGCGGATGCGGTGGCGCGTTTTGTCAGGGATGGCGGCGCAGGCGCCAAAACACCGGCCGAAGCAGCCAAAGGCGCCGACATCGTCGTAAGCGTCGTCGTCAACGCCGCGCAGACCGAGGCCATTCTGCTCGGCAAGGATGGCGCCGCCGAGACCATGCCGAAGGATAGCGTCTTTATCTCCTCCGCCACTATGGATCCGGACGTGGCGCGGCGCCTGGCCAAGCAGCTCGAGGCGACTGGACGGCACTATCTGGATGCGCCGATCTCCGGCGGCGCGCAGCGTGCCGCGCAGGGCGAATTGACGATTCTCGCTTCCGGCAGCCCCGCTGCCTTCGCCAAAGCGCGTCCCGCGCTCGATGCCATGGCGGCAAAGCTCTACGAACTCGGCGATGCCGCAGGCCAAGGCGCCGCCTTCAAGATGATCAACCAGCTCCTGGCCGGCGTGCACATCGCCGCCGCCTCCGAAGCGATGGCGTTCGCGGCCAAGCAGGGCCTCGACATCCGCAAGGTCTATGAGGTGATCACGGCCTCGGCCGGCAATTCCTGGATGTTCGAGAACCGCATGCCGCACGTGCTCGACGGCGACTATGCGCCGCGTAGCGCGGTCGAGATCTTCGTCAAGGATCTCGGCATCATCCAGGACATGGCGCGGAGCGCCCGATTCCCGGTGCCGGTCTCCGCCGCCGCACTCCAGATGTTCCTGATGACGGCCGCCGCCGGCATGGGCCGCGACGATGACGCGTCGGTGGCGCGGATGTACGCGCAGGTGACCGGTGTAAAACTGCCCGGCGACAAGTAA
- the otnK gene encoding 3-oxo-tetronate kinase: protein MTLAAQISLGCIADDYTGASDLANTLTRAGLRTVQTIGVPADDLALPEVDAVVVSLKSRSIEAGLAVSRSRAAEAWLRGRGARHVLFKICSTFDSTDAGNIGPVMDALRTDCGEAIVLVTPAFPETGRTVYQANLFVGAVPLNESPLKDHPLNPMHDSNLVRVLARQSRTQVGLVDLATVTRGADAVRARLTELSGKGIGATIIDAVFDRDLETIGLVAAEHRLSVGASGIGLGLARALVSTGKVKSTAAGGAAGAVVGGPAACLAGSCSQATLQQIAKAEAIMPVLHLDPDRIITGKDEAQRALAWAKPRLADGPILIASSATPDQVAALQARHGRDAAGHAIEHAMADIAESLVKAGVRRLIVAGGETSGAVVDRLKIPGFLVGAEIAAGVPVLRAVGAGVGDMLLALKSGNFGGPEFFSDALRLMR from the coding sequence GTGACGCTTGCAGCGCAAATTTCTCTTGGCTGCATCGCCGACGACTACACCGGCGCCTCCGATCTCGCCAACACGCTGACGCGCGCGGGCCTGCGCACCGTGCAGACCATCGGCGTGCCCGCCGACGACCTGGCGCTGCCCGAGGTCGACGCCGTCGTGGTGTCGCTGAAGAGCCGCTCGATCGAAGCGGGTCTTGCCGTGTCGCGCTCGCGCGCGGCGGAGGCATGGCTGCGCGGTCGCGGGGCGCGTCACGTCCTCTTCAAGATCTGCTCGACCTTCGATTCCACCGATGCCGGCAACATCGGCCCGGTGATGGATGCGCTGCGTACCGATTGCGGCGAAGCGATCGTGCTGGTGACGCCGGCCTTCCCGGAGACCGGACGCACCGTCTACCAGGCCAATCTGTTCGTCGGCGCCGTGCCGCTCAACGAGAGCCCGCTGAAGGATCATCCGCTCAACCCCATGCACGACTCCAACCTGGTGCGCGTGCTGGCGCGCCAGAGCAGGACTCAAGTCGGCCTCGTCGACCTTGCGACCGTCACTCGCGGCGCGGATGCCGTGCGGGCGCGGCTGACCGAGCTGTCGGGCAAGGGCATCGGTGCTACGATCATCGATGCCGTGTTCGATCGAGATCTCGAGACCATCGGCCTCGTCGCCGCCGAACATCGGCTCTCGGTCGGCGCCTCCGGCATCGGCCTCGGACTGGCGCGGGCGCTCGTCTCGACAGGCAAGGTCAAATCGACCGCGGCCGGCGGTGCGGCGGGCGCCGTGGTCGGCGGACCTGCGGCTTGCCTTGCCGGAAGCTGCTCCCAGGCGACGCTGCAGCAGATCGCCAAGGCCGAAGCCATCATGCCGGTGCTCCATCTTGACCCGGATCGTATTATTACGGGCAAGGACGAAGCGCAGCGCGCGTTGGCCTGGGCCAAGCCGCGGCTCGCCGACGGTCCGATCCTGATCGCGTCGAGCGCGACACCGGATCAGGTCGCAGCATTGCAGGCGCGTCACGGTCGCGACGCCGCCGGTCACGCGATCGAGCACGCCATGGCGGACATTGCCGAGAGCCTGGTGAAAGCAGGCGTTCGGCGCCTGATCGTGGCCGGCGGCGAGACCTCCGGCGCCGTCGTCGATCGCCTGAAGATTCCCGGCTTTCTGGTCGGCGCGGAGATCGCCGCCGGCGTGCCCGTCCTGCGCGCGGTTGGCGCTGGTGTGGGCGACATGCTGCTCGCGCTGAAGTCGGGCAACTTCGGCGGACCGGAGTTTTTCTCCGACGCGCTTAGGCTCATGCGCTGA
- a CDS encoding methyl-accepting chemotaxis protein, translating to MFAKISIRAKIISVVALLLVAMTGMGLLAVMKMRSINAKTVDITTNWMPSVRVIGDLRAGVITYRNVIREHMLSETLEEKLAAEKILATVVEANTKFRQTYESMITSPEERALYNEWSKTWEEYKRGTQEVMALSRKEAGKIPHEAHELNTQKVNKIGLAADEILRKDIELNNKGADQAAADAADTYFNAFVLVAIILGMAVVVGIAVSFYLVHDVSSGINSITAPMQALGKGDLAAEVPHRGEKTEIGAMADVLQVFKEALIAKKAADEAAARDAEAKIERGRRVDNITREFESMIGEIVQTVSSASTQLEASASTLTSTADRSQKMATTVAAASEEASTNVQSVASATEEMASSVGEISRQVQESARMAGDAVGQARATTDRVSELSKAASRIGDVVELINTIAGQTNLLALNATIEAARAGEAGRGFAVVASEVKALAEQTAKATGEIGQQIAGIQAATNDSVGAIKEISSTIERLSEISSAIAAAVEEQGAATQEIARNVQQAAQGTQQVSSNITDVQRGATETGTASSQVLSAAQMLSNDSSRLQTEVGKFLTNVRAA from the coding sequence ATGTTTGCCAAGATTTCCATTCGCGCCAAGATCATCAGCGTCGTGGCGCTCCTGCTGGTCGCGATGACCGGCATGGGCCTGCTCGCCGTCATGAAAATGCGGTCGATCAACGCCAAGACGGTCGACATCACCACGAACTGGATGCCCAGTGTGCGAGTGATCGGCGATCTCCGTGCCGGCGTCATCACTTACCGCAACGTGATCCGCGAGCACATGTTGTCGGAGACGCTCGAGGAAAAGCTTGCGGCGGAGAAGATTCTGGCAACCGTGGTCGAGGCGAATACCAAGTTCCGCCAGACCTACGAGAGCATGATCACCTCTCCCGAGGAGCGGGCGCTCTATAACGAGTGGTCGAAGACCTGGGAAGAGTACAAGCGGGGCACCCAGGAAGTCATGGCGCTCTCGCGCAAGGAAGCCGGCAAGATTCCGCACGAGGCGCACGAGCTCAACACTCAAAAGGTCAACAAGATCGGCCTCGCCGCGGATGAAATCCTGCGCAAGGATATCGAGCTGAATAACAAGGGTGCTGATCAGGCCGCTGCCGATGCCGCCGACACCTACTTCAATGCGTTCGTGCTCGTTGCGATCATTCTCGGTATGGCCGTCGTGGTCGGTATCGCCGTCAGTTTCTATCTCGTTCACGACGTCTCCAGCGGCATCAACTCCATCACCGCGCCGATGCAGGCGCTGGGCAAGGGCGACCTGGCCGCGGAGGTCCCGCATCGGGGCGAGAAGACCGAGATCGGCGCTATGGCCGACGTGCTCCAGGTCTTCAAGGAGGCGTTGATCGCCAAGAAGGCGGCCGACGAGGCCGCCGCCCGCGACGCCGAGGCCAAGATCGAGCGCGGCCGCCGCGTCGACAACATCACTCGCGAATTCGAGTCGATGATCGGCGAGATCGTTCAGACCGTGTCGTCGGCATCGACCCAGCTCGAAGCCTCGGCCTCGACGCTGACCTCGACCGCCGACCGCTCGCAGAAGATGGCGACCACTGTTGCGGCGGCGTCGGAAGAAGCCTCCACCAATGTGCAGTCGGTTGCGTCGGCGACCGAGGAGATGGCCTCCTCGGTCGGCGAGATCAGCCGCCAAGTGCAGGAATCGGCGCGGATGGCGGGTGATGCCGTCGGCCAGGCGCGCGCCACCACCGATCGCGTCAGCGAGCTCTCCAAGGCGGCCTCACGCATCGGCGACGTCGTCGAGTTGATCAACACCATTGCCGGCCAGACCAATCTCCTGGCGCTGAACGCGACCATCGAAGCGGCGCGCGCAGGCGAGGCCGGCCGCGGCTTCGCGGTGGTGGCGTCCGAAGTGAAGGCGCTCGCCGAGCAGACCGCGAAAGCGACCGGCGAGATCGGCCAGCAGATCGCGGGCATCCAGGCGGCGACCAACGACTCGGTCGGGGCCATCAAGGAGATCTCCTCGACCATCGAGCGTCTGTCGGAAATCTCCTCGGCCATCGCCGCGGCGGTGGAAGAGCAGGGCGCGGCGACCCAGGAGATCGCCCGCAACGTGCAGCAGGCGGCGCAAGGCACCCAGCAGGTGTCCTCCAACATCACCGACGTGCAGCGTGGCGCGACCGAGACCGGGACGGCGTCCTCGCAGGTGCTGTCGGCGGCGCAAATGCTGTCGAATGATTCGAGCCGGCTGCAGACCGAGGTCGGCAAGTTCCTGACCAATGTCCGCGCGGCGTGA
- a CDS encoding efflux RND transporter permease subunit, protein MIALVRIALSRPYTFIVLALLLLIIGPLAALRTPTDIFPDIRIPVIGVVWQYTGLPPDQMSGRITTPFQRALTTTVNDIEHIVANSYNGVGIIKIFFQPNVDIRTANAQVTAISQTLLKQMPPGATPPLILNYSASTVPIIQVALSGEGLTEQNLADLGINQLRTPLVTVPGAAIPYPFGGKQRQIQIDLNPTALQARGLSGQDVANALAAQNLITPVGTQKIGSFEYNIQLNNSPLRIDELGNLPIKTVNGAMVYVRDVATVRDGNPPQTNIVHVDGNRSVLMMVLKAGATSTLDIIAGIKQKVIDVKDQLPDALKVGFIGDQSVFVRGAIQGVAFEGVIAALLTSVMILLFLGSWRSTIIIAVSIPLSVLGAIIMLSAIGETLNIMTLGGLALAVGILVDDATVTIENINYHLEQGKPVEQSILDGANQIVTPAFVSLLCICIVFVPMFFLNGVARFLFVPMAEAVMFAMIWSFILSRTLVPTMANYLLQAHVHHEGAPPKSRNPFVWFQRGFEARFERLRGGYRGLLSLALAHRAVFVIGFLCAVGASFALVPFLGRNFFPAVDAGNILMHVRTQVGTRVEETANQLADVQKAIRKLVPGEIETLTDNIGMPISGINMTYNNTGVIGPQDGDIQIKLKEGHKPTEEHVRVLREQLPRLFPGVSFSFLPADIVSQILNFGAPAPIDLQIRGANLDANFAYANKLLAKVRRIPGVADARIQQSPNNPTFNIDVDRTRAQYVGLTERDVTNSLVVNLAGSSQVAPTYYLNPDNGVSYSIVMQTPQYQIDSLSALQTLPITAAGNSQSPILGGIADIKRSTSSAVVSQYDIQSLVQIFATTQGRDLGAVAADMRQVIADTAKEVPKGSSVVLLGQVQTMNSAFTGLLFGLLGAVVLIYFLIVVNFQSWSDPFVIITALPAALAGIVWMLFTTETTLSVPALTGAIMCMGVATANSVLVISFARERYEELGDPVAAALEAGFVRFRPVLMTALAMIIGMAPMALGLGEGGEQNAPLGRAVIGGLIFATFATLMFVPVVFSMVHKKQGAKAAAPLETPHVAH, encoded by the coding sequence ATGATAGCTCTGGTCCGTATTGCCCTGAGCCGGCCGTATACTTTCATCGTGCTCGCGCTGCTGCTTCTGATCATCGGACCGCTCGCCGCGCTGCGGACGCCGACCGACATCTTCCCGGATATCCGCATTCCCGTGATCGGCGTGGTCTGGCAGTACACGGGCCTGCCGCCGGACCAGATGTCGGGCCGCATCACCACGCCGTTCCAGCGCGCGCTGACGACCACCGTCAACGACATCGAGCACATCGTCGCCAACTCCTATAACGGCGTCGGCATCATCAAGATCTTCTTCCAGCCCAATGTCGACATCCGCACTGCGAACGCGCAGGTTACCGCGATCTCGCAGACGCTGCTGAAGCAGATGCCGCCGGGCGCGACCCCGCCGCTGATCCTCAACTACTCGGCGTCCACCGTGCCGATCATCCAGGTGGCGCTGTCGGGCGAGGGGCTCACCGAGCAGAACCTCGCCGACCTCGGCATCAACCAGTTGCGCACGCCGCTGGTCACCGTGCCCGGAGCGGCGATCCCCTATCCGTTTGGCGGCAAGCAACGGCAGATCCAGATCGATCTCAACCCGACGGCGCTCCAGGCTCGCGGCCTCTCGGGTCAGGACGTGGCGAACGCGCTCGCGGCGCAAAACCTGATCACGCCGGTCGGCACGCAGAAGATCGGCAGCTTCGAGTACAACATCCAGCTCAACAACTCGCCGCTCAGGATCGACGAGCTCGGCAATCTGCCGATCAAGACCGTCAACGGCGCGATGGTCTATGTGCGCGACGTCGCAACCGTCAGAGACGGCAATCCGCCGCAGACCAACATCGTCCACGTCGACGGCAACCGTTCGGTGCTGATGATGGTGCTGAAGGCCGGTGCCACCTCGACGCTCGACATCATCGCCGGCATCAAGCAGAAGGTCATCGACGTCAAGGACCAGCTACCGGACGCGCTGAAGGTCGGATTCATCGGCGACCAGTCGGTGTTCGTCCGCGGCGCGATTCAAGGCGTCGCCTTCGAAGGCGTGATCGCGGCGCTGCTCACCAGCGTCATGATCCTGCTGTTCCTCGGAAGCTGGCGTTCGACCATCATCATCGCAGTCTCGATTCCGCTGTCGGTGCTGGGCGCGATCATCATGCTCTCGGCGATCGGCGAGACGCTCAATATCATGACGCTCGGCGGTCTCGCGCTCGCGGTCGGTATCCTCGTCGACGACGCCACCGTGACGATCGAGAACATCAACTACCATCTGGAGCAGGGCAAGCCGGTCGAGCAGTCGATCCTCGACGGCGCCAACCAGATCGTGACGCCGGCCTTCGTCTCGCTGCTCTGCATCTGCATCGTATTCGTGCCGATGTTCTTCCTCAACGGCGTCGCGCGCTTCCTGTTCGTGCCGATGGCCGAAGCCGTGATGTTCGCGATGATCTGGTCGTTCATCCTGTCGCGCACGCTGGTGCCGACCATGGCGAACTACCTGTTGCAGGCGCACGTCCATCACGAGGGCGCGCCGCCGAAATCGCGCAATCCCTTCGTGTGGTTCCAGCGCGGTTTCGAGGCGCGGTTCGAGCGCCTCCGCGGCGGCTATCGCGGCCTGCTGAGCCTCGCGCTCGCACACCGCGCCGTGTTCGTGATCGGCTTCCTCTGCGCGGTCGGCGCATCGTTCGCGCTGGTGCCGTTCCTCGGGCGCAACTTCTTTCCCGCGGTCGATGCCGGCAACATCCTGATGCACGTCCGCACCCAGGTCGGCACCCGCGTGGAAGAGACCGCCAACCAGCTCGCCGACGTGCAGAAGGCGATCCGCAAGCTGGTCCCGGGCGAGATCGAGACGCTGACCGACAACATCGGCATGCCGATCTCCGGCATCAACATGACCTACAACAACACCGGCGTGATCGGCCCGCAGGACGGCGACATCCAGATCAAGCTGAAGGAGGGTCACAAGCCTACCGAGGAGCATGTGCGCGTGCTGCGCGAGCAATTGCCGCGGCTGTTTCCCGGCGTCAGTTTCTCGTTCCTGCCGGCCGACATCGTCAGTCAGATCCTGAATTTCGGCGCGCCGGCGCCGATCGACCTGCAGATCCGCGGTGCCAATCTCGATGCCAACTTCGCCTATGCCAACAAGCTGCTGGCAAAGGTCCGCCGCATTCCGGGCGTCGCCGACGCACGCATCCAGCAGTCGCCGAACAACCCGACCTTCAACATCGATGTCGACCGCACCCGCGCGCAATATGTCGGCCTGACCGAGCGCGACGTCACCAACAGCCTCGTGGTCAATCTCGCGGGCTCCTCGCAGGTGGCGCCGACCTACTACCTCAACCCGGACAACGGGGTATCCTACTCCATCGTGATGCAGACGCCGCAGTACCAGATCGACTCGCTCAGCGCGCTGCAGACGCTGCCGATCACGGCGGCCGGCAATTCGCAGTCGCCGATCCTCGGCGGCATCGCCGACATCAAGCGCTCGACATCGAGCGCGGTGGTGTCGCAATACGACATTCAGTCGCTGGTGCAGATCTTCGCGACGACGCAGGGCCGAGACCTCGGCGCGGTCGCCGCGGATATGCGTCAGGTGATCGCCGACACTGCCAAGGAAGTGCCGAAGGGGTCTTCCGTCGTGCTGCTCGGTCAGGTGCAGACCATGAACAGCGCCTTCACCGGACTGTTGTTCGGCCTGCTCGGGGCCGTCGTGCTGATCTATTTCCTGATCGTCGTGAACTTCCAGTCCTGGTCCGATCCTTTCGTGATCATCACGGCGCTGCCGGCTGCGTTGGCCGGCATCGTCTGGATGCTGTTCACGACCGAGACCACGCTGTCAGTGCCGGCGCTCACGGGCGCCATCATGTGCATGGGCGTTGCCACCGCCAACAGCGTGCTCGTGATCTCCTTCGCCCGCGAGCGCTATGAGGAGCTCGGCGATCCCGTCGCGGCCGCGCTCGAAGCCGGCTTCGTCCGGTTCCGCCCGGTGCTGATGACGGCGCTCGCCATGATCATCGGCATGGCGCCAATGGCCCTGGGGCTGGGAGAGGGCGGCGAGCAGAATGCGCCACTTGGCCGCGCCGTAATCGGCGGCCTGATCTTTGCAACTTTCGCCACGCTGATGTTTGTTCCCGTGGTGTTCAGTATGGTACACAAGAAACAAGGCGCCAAAGCCGCCGCCCCATTGGAGACTCCGCATGTCGCCCACTGA
- a CDS encoding acetyl-CoA acetyltransferase gives MTVKNSIPEDRIPVIVGIGEIIDRPKEITEGLEPLDLLEQALRRAEADAGAKLLGEVQSLDVVNFLSWRYRDPEKLLAQRLGITPSHCYYGPVGGESPIRYIHEAAQRIARGECSVAAVCGAEAQSTATKAERGGAKLPWTPFAHDVEEPKRGAAFQKPLAVKLGVFRPVTVYPFYEAASSAHWGQTPREAMAESGTLWSRYSEAAAYNPNAWLKRRFAPDEITTPTADNRLIAWPYTKLMVANPTVNMGGALLLTSLAKARAAGIAEDRLVYPLGGASAEEPRDYLLRDQFYESHPQNAVLKAVMDLAGGNGRKFDAIELYSCFPCVPKMARRTLGLGPDVQPTVNGGLTFFGAPLNTYMTHAACAMVRKLRDGAKLGLLYGQGGFVTKHHALVVSKTLPREVLAQETSVQAVADRNKRTVPEFITDASGKGKVESFTVLYGRNGDVEHGVVMLRTSNDRRTLARIAASDSATLAHLLNMDRSPVGSLGEIAMAADGVPEWRVG, from the coding sequence ATGACAGTTAAGAACAGTATCCCCGAAGACCGCATCCCCGTCATCGTCGGCATCGGCGAGATCATCGACCGACCCAAGGAGATCACAGAGGGCCTCGAGCCGCTCGATCTGCTCGAGCAAGCACTGCGGCGCGCGGAAGCGGATGCCGGCGCAAAGCTGCTCGGCGAGGTGCAGTCGCTCGATGTCGTCAACTTCCTGAGCTGGCGCTACCGCGATCCGGAGAAGCTGCTGGCGCAGCGGCTGGGCATTACGCCTTCGCATTGCTATTACGGCCCGGTCGGCGGCGAGAGCCCGATCCGCTACATCCACGAGGCGGCGCAGCGGATTGCACGCGGCGAATGCAGCGTGGCCGCGGTCTGCGGGGCCGAGGCGCAATCGACCGCGACCAAGGCCGAGCGCGGCGGCGCCAAGCTGCCGTGGACGCCGTTCGCCCACGATGTCGAGGAGCCCAAGCGCGGCGCGGCGTTCCAGAAGCCGCTGGCGGTGAAGCTCGGCGTGTTCCGCCCTGTCACGGTCTACCCCTTCTATGAGGCGGCATCCTCGGCGCATTGGGGCCAGACGCCGCGCGAGGCGATGGCGGAGTCGGGGACGTTGTGGTCGCGCTATTCGGAAGCCGCAGCGTACAATCCCAACGCCTGGCTGAAGCGGCGCTTTGCGCCGGACGAGATCACGACGCCGACCGCCGACAACCGTCTGATCGCTTGGCCCTACACGAAGCTGATGGTGGCCAATCCCACGGTCAACATGGGCGGCGCGCTGCTGCTCACCAGCCTGGCCAAGGCGCGTGCTGCGGGTATTGCCGAGGACCGGCTGGTCTATCCGCTCGGCGGCGCCTCAGCGGAGGAGCCGCGCGACTATCTGCTGCGCGACCAGTTTTACGAGAGCCATCCGCAAAATGCGGTGTTGAAAGCCGTGATGGATCTCGCCGGCGGCAACGGCAGAAAGTTCGACGCGATCGAGCTCTATAGCTGCTTTCCCTGCGTGCCCAAGATGGCGCGGCGGACGCTGGGCCTGGGGCCGGACGTGCAACCGACCGTGAACGGCGGCCTCACCTTCTTCGGCGCGCCGCTCAACACCTACATGACGCACGCAGCCTGCGCGATGGTGCGAAAGTTGCGCGATGGCGCCAAGCTCGGCCTGCTCTATGGCCAGGGCGGTTTCGTCACCAAGCATCACGCGCTGGTGGTATCGAAGACGCTGCCGCGCGAAGTGTTGGCGCAGGAGACCAGCGTCCAGGCCGTGGCCGACCGTAACAAGCGCACGGTACCGGAGTTCATCACGGACGCCTCAGGCAAGGGCAAGGTCGAAAGCTTTACGGTGCTCTATGGCCGCAATGGCGATGTCGAGCACGGCGTGGTCATGCTGCGCACGAGCAACGACCGGCGCACGCTGGCGCGCATCGCCGCAAGCGACAGCGCAACGCTGGCGCACCTGCTCAACATGGACCGCTCGCCGGTCGGCTCGCTTGGCGAGATCGCGATGGCCGCCGACGGCGTGCCGGAGTGGCGGGTGGGATAG
- the otnI gene encoding 2-oxo-tetronate isomerase: MPRFAANLSMMFTEVPFLDRFDAAAQAGFTAVEFLFPYEHPAEEVGERLKRNGLTQALFNLPPGDWNAGEKGFAALPARFADLKQSLETALPYAKATGVKRLHLMAGIANRGDRLAIEAFYKSVAWAAEFFGPHGIDIVIEPINSRNVPGYFLNDFGFARDVVQELRLPNLKLQFDIYHCQIIHGDVTMRLREMMPIIGHVQIASIPSRNEPDGEELNYPFLFTELDRLGYPGFVGCEYNPRGKTTDGLAWFKPYAGVKP; this comes from the coding sequence ATGCCCCGTTTTGCCGCCAATCTCTCGATGATGTTCACCGAGGTGCCGTTCCTCGACCGCTTCGATGCCGCCGCGCAAGCTGGCTTTACCGCGGTCGAATTCCTCTTCCCTTACGAGCATCCGGCCGAGGAAGTCGGCGAACGGCTCAAGCGCAACGGCCTGACGCAGGCCCTCTTCAACCTGCCGCCGGGCGACTGGAATGCCGGCGAGAAGGGCTTTGCGGCGTTGCCGGCGCGCTTTGCCGATCTCAAGCAGAGCCTCGAGACGGCGCTGCCTTACGCCAAGGCGACCGGCGTCAAGCGCCTGCACCTGATGGCCGGCATCGCCAACCGCGGCGATCGCCTTGCGATCGAGGCGTTCTACAAGTCGGTAGCGTGGGCCGCGGAATTCTTCGGGCCGCACGGCATCGACATCGTGATCGAGCCGATCAACTCGCGCAACGTGCCCGGTTATTTCCTCAACGATTTCGGCTTCGCGCGCGACGTCGTCCAGGAGTTGAGGCTCCCCAATCTGAAGCTCCAGTTTGACATCTATCACTGCCAGATCATCCATGGCGACGTGACGATGCGCCTGCGCGAGATGATGCCGATCATCGGCCACGTCCAGATCGCCAGCATTCCCTCGCGCAACGAGCCCGACGGCGAGGAGCTGAACTATCCGTTCCTGTTCACTGAACTCGACCGGCTCGGCTATCCCGGCTTCGTTGGCTGCGAATACAATCCGCGCGGCAAGACCACCGACGGACTCGCCTGGTTCAAGCCCTATGCGGGAGTGAAGCCGTGA